The following coding sequences lie in one Aspergillus puulaauensis MK2 DNA, chromosome 3, nearly complete sequence genomic window:
- the COQ1 gene encoding trans-hexaprenyltranstransferase (BUSCO:EOG092634B5;~COG:H;~EggNog:ENOG410PJ43;~InterPro:IPR033749,IPR008949,IPR000092;~PFAM:PF00348;~go_process: GO:0008299 - isoprenoid biosynthetic process [Evidence IEA]) produces the protein MKARTVPARKLALASPVTLQATPICWQCLRNDFLLDQYQFQTRKYHPSRRKDASPFGAAVSAAQTLFKGLPKAPPGISVDPLRIVGKELKFLSKNIRQLLGSGHPTLDKVAKYYTQSEGKHMRPLLVLLMSQATALTIPPQNRSVSATDSSSSVTVNDSITSPSVLADTNPDFDRFTSSSSSAAGQYDFAGDENILPSQRRLAEITELIHTASLLHDDVIDNAVTRRSSNSANTQFGNKMAVLAGDFLLGRASVALARLRDPEVTELLATVIANLVEGEFMQLKNTAADEKSPVFTDETISYYLQKTYLKTASLISKSCRAAALLGHSTPEVVEAAYSYGRNLGLAFQLVDDMLDYTVSGVELGKPAGADLELGLATAPLLFAWKQNPGLGPLVGRKFSQEGDVQKARDLVYQTNGVEQTRTLAQEYADKAIAAISPFPDSEAKAGLIEMCVKTMNRKK, from the exons GACACCGATATGCTGGCAATGCCTCCGCAATGATTTCCTCCTAGACCAATACCAGTTTCAAACGCGCAAATACCACCCCTCTCGACGGAAAGATGCTTCTCCCTTCGGCGCCGCTGTTTCTGCAGCCCAGACACTCTTCAAGGGCTTGCCCAAAGCTCCTCCTGGCATATCGGTCGACCCGCTGAGGATCGTAGGGAAAGAACTCAAATTTCTCAGCAAGAACATCCGCCAGCTGCTTGGGTCGGGTCATCCCACTCTGGATAAAGTGGCTAAATACTACACCCAAAGCGAGGGCAAGCATATGCGTCCGCTACTGGTACTGCTCATGTCCCAGGCAACGGCATTAACTATTCCACCGCAGAACCGTTCTGTGTCGGCCACAGACTCCAGCTCGTCTGTGACAGTTAATGACTCCATTACATCTCCTTCCGTACTTGCCGATACCAATCCAGACTTCGACCGATTtacatcatcttcgtcctcggcaGCAGGTCAATACGATTTCGCCGGCGATGAGAACATTCTTCCCTCTCAACGACGACTAGCCGAAATCACCGAGCTGATCCATACTGCCTCCCTTCTCCACGACGATGTCATTGACAACGCCGTCACTCGTCGCTCTTCTAATTCTGCGAACACCCAGTTCGGAAATAAGATGGCTGTTTTGGCTGGTGACTTCCTGCTCGGTCGTGCCTCCGTCGCCCTGGCGCGCTTACGTGACCCCGAGGTTACAGAGCTACTGGCTACCGTGATTGCAAATCTCGTGGAGGGCGAATTTATGCAGCTCAAAAACACAGCTGCCGACGAGAAGAGCCCCGTCTTCACAGACGAGACCATCTCATACTACCTCCAGAAAACCTACCTCAAAACCGCCAGTCTGATCAGCAAATCGTGCCGCGCAGCCGCCTTACTCGGACACAGCACACCTGAAGTAGTCGAGGCAGCCTATTCATACGGCCGCAACCTGGGACTAGCGTTCCAGCTTGTAGACGACATGCTCGACTACACCGTCAGCGGTGTGGAACTTGGCAAGCCTGCCGGTGCAGACCTTGAACTCGGTCTCGCGACCGCTCCCCTCCTTTTCGCTTGGAAACAGAACCCCGGACTAGGCCCATTGGTTGGCCGTAAGTTCAGTCAGGAAGGAGACGTGCAAAAG GCCCGCGACCTCGTCTATCAAACCAACGGTGTCGAACAAACCCGAACTCTAGCCCAAGAATACGCAGACAAGGCCATCGCTGCGATCAGCCCCTTCCCGGATAGCGAAGCAAAGGCTGGTCTGATCGAGATGTGTGTGAAGACAATGAACCGGAAGAAATAA